Proteins from a single region of Chrysemys picta bellii isolate R12L10 chromosome 25, ASM1138683v2, whole genome shotgun sequence:
- the LOC135977443 gene encoding uncharacterized protein LOC135977443 gives MDVEALYTNIPHRDGIQAVRNSIPDDDTAQLIAELCDFILTHNYFKFGDNIYLQTSGTAMGTRVAPQYANIFMADLEQRFLSSRPLMPLLYLRYIDDIFIIWTHGKEALEEFHHAFNSFHPTINLSLDQSTREVHFLDTTVQISDGHINTTLYRKPTDRYAYLHASSFHPGHTTRSIVYSQALRYNRICSNPSDRDQHLQDLHQAFSKLRYPHKEIKKQINRARRVPRRLLLQDRPRRETNRTPLAITYSPQLKPLQRIISDLQPILDNDPSLSQTLGGRPVLAHRQPANLKHILTSNHASHHNNSNSGTNPCNKPRCQLCPHIYTSNTITGPNQISYNITGSFSCTSTNVTYAIICQQCPSAMYIGQTGQSLRKRINGHKSDIRNGNIQKPVGEHFNLPGHTIADVKVAILQQKNFRTRLQRETAELQFICKFDTIRSGLNKDCEWLSNYTNTFSSLGVHTSTASRAPHPP, from the coding sequence atggatgtagaggctctctacacaaacatcccacatagagatggaatacaagctgtcaggaacagtatccctgatgatgacacagcacaacttattgctgagctctgtgactttatcctcacgcacaattatttcaaatttggtgacaatatatacctccagaccagtggcaccgctatgggcacccgcgtggccccacaatatgccaacatttttatggctgacctggaacaacgcttcctcagctctcgtccactcatgccccttctctacctacgctatattgatgacatcttcatcatctggacccatgggaaggaggccctggaagaattccaccatgctttcaacagcttccaccccaccatcaacctcagcctggaccaatctacacgggaggtccacttcctggacaccaccgtacaaataagcgatggccacattaacaccaccctataccgaaaacccaccgaccgctacgcctaccttcatgcctccagcttccaccccggtcacaccacacgatccatcgtctacagccaagcactgaggtacaatcgcatctgctccaacccctcagacagagaccaacacctacaagatcttcaccaagcattctcaaaactacgatacccacacaaggaaataaagaaacaaatcaacagagccagacgtgtacccagaagactcctgctacaagacaggcccagaagagaaaccaacagaactccactggccatcacctacagtcctcagcttaaacctctccaacgcatcatcagtgatctacaacccatcctggacaatgatccctcactttcacagaccttgggaggcaggccagtcctcgcccacagacaacctgccaaccttaagcatattctcaccagcaaccacgcatcgcaccataacaactctaactcaggaaccaatccatgcaacaaacctcgatgccaactctgcccacatatctacaccagcaacaccatcactggacctaaccagatcagctacaacatcaccggctcattctcctgcacgtccaccaatgttacatatgccatcatatgccagcaatgcccctctgctatgtacattggccaaactggacagtcactacgcaagaggataaatggacacaagtcagatatcaggaatggcaatatacaaaaacctgtaggagaacacttcaacctccctggccacacaatagcagatgttaaggtagccatcttacagcaaaaaaacttcaggaccagactccaaagagaaactgctgagcttcagttcatctgcaaatttgacaccatcagatcaggattaaacaaagactgtgaatggctatctaaCTACACAAAcactttctcctcccttggtgttcacacctcaactgctagtagagcacctcaccctccctga